A genomic window from Arthrobacter globiformis includes:
- a CDS encoding UDP-glucose dehydrogenase family protein, protein MSNSPWGDYVAPSVPPSSVRSPAGLSLSVIGTGYLGTTHAVCMTLLGHRVVGIDVDENKIRSLASGTLPFYEPGLQELLRRMLDSGRLSFTTDFSAARGADIHFLCVGTPQMPDSPAADLRFLDAALARLAPHLDRDCLVAGKSTVPIGTAERLAQFLQLNAPAGNRAELAWNPEFLREGHAVEDTLHPDRLVFGVASEWARGRLAACYAPIIALGTPVVETDPATAELVKAAANSFLATKISYINAMAEICEATGADVNQLAAALSYDNRIGGRFLTPGLGFGGGCLPKDIRAFTHRAKELGVGQAVGFLQEVDAINQRRRQRTVDLITEMACGDLAGVHVTVLGAAFKPDSDDIRDAPALDVARMLHQAGAKVTVFDPKAMDNARLSYPDLAYADTLEAAVTGAEIVALLTEWDLFRQADPATLGALVQRRNIVDGRHALDADAYRAAGWDYRALGAPNRMPARVPQGHGSFVAEAHVPEHV, encoded by the coding sequence ATGAGCAATTCCCCATGGGGAGATTACGTCGCCCCGTCCGTCCCGCCGTCGTCCGTTAGAAGTCCCGCTGGCCTTTCCCTGTCCGTCATCGGAACCGGTTACCTTGGCACCACGCACGCCGTCTGCATGACGCTGCTGGGGCACCGCGTGGTGGGGATCGACGTCGACGAGAACAAGATCCGTTCACTGGCCAGCGGAACACTGCCGTTCTACGAACCGGGACTGCAGGAACTGCTCCGCCGGATGCTGGACAGCGGCAGGCTGAGCTTCACCACCGACTTCTCCGCCGCACGCGGCGCCGATATCCATTTCCTGTGCGTCGGCACCCCGCAGATGCCCGATTCGCCGGCCGCCGACCTCCGCTTCCTGGACGCAGCCCTCGCCCGGCTGGCACCGCACCTGGACAGGGACTGCCTCGTGGCCGGCAAATCCACGGTGCCCATCGGCACCGCCGAGCGGCTGGCCCAATTCCTGCAGCTGAACGCCCCGGCGGGCAACCGGGCAGAGCTGGCCTGGAACCCGGAATTCCTCCGCGAAGGGCACGCCGTCGAGGACACCCTGCACCCGGACCGGCTCGTGTTCGGTGTCGCGTCCGAGTGGGCCCGAGGTCGGCTGGCAGCCTGCTACGCGCCGATCATCGCCCTGGGCACTCCAGTGGTGGAGACCGACCCCGCCACCGCCGAACTGGTCAAGGCCGCCGCCAACTCCTTCCTCGCCACCAAAATCTCCTACATCAACGCGATGGCCGAAATCTGCGAAGCCACCGGCGCCGACGTCAACCAACTCGCCGCAGCCCTCTCCTACGACAACCGGATCGGCGGCCGATTCCTCACACCCGGCCTCGGCTTCGGCGGCGGCTGCCTACCCAAAGACATCCGCGCCTTCACCCACCGCGCCAAAGAACTCGGCGTCGGACAGGCCGTGGGCTTCCTGCAGGAGGTGGACGCCATCAACCAGCGCCGCCGCCAACGCACCGTGGACCTCATCACCGAAATGGCCTGCGGGGACCTGGCCGGCGTGCACGTCACCGTCCTCGGCGCCGCCTTCAAACCCGACTCGGACGACATCCGCGACGCCCCCGCCCTGGACGTGGCCCGCATGCTCCACCAGGCCGGCGCCAAAGTCACTGTCTTCGACCCCAAAGCCATGGACAACGCCCGGCTCAGCTACCCAGACCTTGCCTACGCGGACACCCTCGAAGCTGCGGTGACAGGAGCTGAGATCGTGGCCCTCCTCACCGAATGGGACCTCTTCCGCCAAGCCGACCCCGCCACGCTAGGCGCCTTGGTACAGCGGCGGAACATCGTGGACGGCCGGCACGCGCTGGATGCCGACGCGTACCGCGCCGCCGGCTGGGACTACCGCGCCCTCGGCGCCCCCAACCGGATGCCAGCGCGGGTTCCGCAGGGACACGGTTCATTCGTTGCAGAGGCGCATGTGCCTGAGCACGTGTAG
- a CDS encoding SRPBCC family protein: MTDNTIRLTRYFPHPPEAVWKALTTPDLLARWWAPGGIAPPPLSIASPSTWALGAPSSAKSSA, from the coding sequence ATGACTGACAACACGATCCGCCTCACGCGCTACTTCCCGCACCCACCGGAGGCGGTCTGGAAGGCACTTACCACGCCCGACCTGCTCGCACGCTGGTGGGCGCCCGGCGGCATCGCCCCCCCACCGTTGAGCATCGCTTCACCCTCGACATGGGCGCTTGGGGCACCCAGCAGTGCGAAGTCCTCAGCGTAA
- a CDS encoding SRPBCC family protein, with protein sequence MGAWGTQQCEVLSVNPGTSIKFLFAEGALDTTITWTLETVEDGTVLHLEHAGFKLDTPMGRQAFSGMGNGWPGVLSRIDGVLVDAARP encoded by the coding sequence ATGGGCGCTTGGGGCACCCAGCAGTGCGAAGTCCTCAGCGTAAACCCGGGCACGTCCATCAAATTCCTGTTTGCCGAAGGCGCCCTGGACACCACCATCACGTGGACGCTTGAAACCGTCGAGGACGGCACGGTCCTGCACCTGGAGCACGCCGGCTTCAAGCTCGATACCCCGATGGGCCGGCAGGCATTCAGCGGCATGGGCAACGGCTGGCCCGGCGTGCTGTCGCGGATAGACGGCGTCCTCGTGGATGCTGCGCGCCCTTAG
- a CDS encoding MFS transporter, whose translation MNTMTQNVAETESSSRRSLKRVAAAAAVGNFVEWFDSAAYAVMSVTIAKLFFPDYSTTASLLAVWAIFAGGFIARPLGAAFFGRYGDRIGRNKMLGLCVVIMSAATFCIGILPTFAVIGIWAPILLFVFRAVQGFTTGGEYTGSSAFIVEYAPAGKRATYASIIPATVGLASVAGALLGAAITANLSPADLQAWGWRIPFLLAAPLGLIGLYIRSRVDDTPVFRGLENKGEVAKRPLGDAVRMCARQIFTLFGYSITNAVAYYLMSSYMIAYMTSSLHYSSTESMITSVVTMLVYTVTCPVAARASDKYGRKRMLLVACVGFVVMTIPAFAIMPLGLGFAILGTSILGALVAVIGTSNVPALVEMFPSSVRASGSAIGYTLAYVLFGGTAPFVATGLVAGFGTPLAPAFYLMGVAVVSAVVVILFFRETKNLSLTRTTVL comes from the coding sequence ATGAACACCATGACCCAGAACGTCGCTGAAACTGAGTCTTCCTCCCGGCGCAGCCTGAAGCGCGTGGCCGCAGCGGCCGCCGTCGGAAACTTCGTGGAATGGTTCGATTCCGCCGCCTATGCGGTGATGTCGGTGACGATCGCAAAGCTCTTCTTCCCGGACTATTCGACGACGGCGTCCCTGCTGGCCGTGTGGGCGATCTTCGCCGGCGGCTTCATCGCCAGGCCGCTCGGGGCAGCGTTCTTCGGCCGTTACGGCGACAGGATCGGGCGCAACAAGATGCTCGGGCTGTGCGTGGTGATCATGAGCGCAGCCACGTTCTGTATCGGCATCCTGCCGACGTTCGCCGTGATCGGCATCTGGGCGCCCATCCTGCTGTTCGTCTTCCGGGCCGTCCAGGGCTTCACGACGGGAGGCGAGTACACCGGATCGTCCGCCTTCATCGTTGAGTACGCCCCGGCTGGCAAGCGCGCCACTTACGCCAGCATAATTCCGGCCACTGTCGGCCTGGCTTCGGTTGCCGGTGCACTCCTCGGCGCCGCCATCACGGCAAACCTCAGCCCGGCCGACCTGCAGGCCTGGGGCTGGAGGATCCCCTTCCTGCTCGCTGCGCCGCTTGGCCTGATCGGTTTGTACATCCGGTCGCGCGTGGATGACACTCCCGTTTTCCGCGGCCTTGAGAACAAGGGCGAAGTGGCCAAGAGGCCGCTCGGCGACGCTGTCCGCATGTGTGCCCGGCAGATCTTCACGCTCTTCGGCTACAGCATCACCAACGCCGTGGCTTATTACCTGATGAGCAGTTACATGATCGCCTACATGACATCCAGCCTCCACTACTCAAGCACGGAGTCGATGATCACCAGCGTGGTCACCATGCTGGTCTACACCGTGACGTGCCCGGTCGCGGCCAGGGCCAGTGACAAGTACGGACGCAAGAGGATGTTGCTGGTGGCGTGCGTTGGCTTCGTGGTGATGACGATTCCCGCCTTCGCGATCATGCCGCTGGGACTCGGCTTCGCCATCCTTGGAACGAGCATCCTGGGCGCCCTGGTGGCCGTAATCGGAACCTCCAACGTGCCGGCCCTCGTGGAGATGTTCCCCAGCTCTGTCCGGGCGTCCGGCTCGGCCATCGGTTACACCCTGGCCTACGTCCTCTTCGGCGGTACCGCGCCCTTCGTGGCCACCGGCCTGGTTGCAGGCTTCGGCACACCCTTGGCTCCCGCCTTCTACCTGATGGGCGTGGCGGTAGTCTCCGCCGTCGTCGTTATTCTTTTCTTCCGGGAGACGAAGAACCTCTCCCTCACCCGAACTACAGTGCTCTAG
- a CDS encoding acyl-CoA synthetase, translating into MTPNTATQDRYAELLDAHRWEVPEFYNMAVDVADRHPRSKRALILESAVEGQREVSWGEIQDRSRQIAATLQAAGIKKGDRVAVLLPQRADTPAAYLGVLRTGAILVTMSLLWAAEPIRFRLEDSGASVILAEDSAKSLFGGYDGTFIDIDSPAIAEAPTEFQDVETKADDPALIFYTSGTTGRAKGIVHAHRTLLGHNEFEFCHQIGDGDVFYGAGDWAWSLAKLMGPLRLGATHLVFRPAGGFDPAALLDSMSRNGVTSALVNPTFLRKMREDVPDAGTRFPLSLRTVCSSNEPLTQDLIEWFESQYGVTLLDYYGSTESYPLLGNYPDVPVKPGSMGRPLPGWEVRLLDANEQEVPVGETGEICLRARSNPQFPLGYWNMPEASAAAFGGGWYHTKDQAYADDDGYFWFLGRTDDVIKTSGYRVGPYELEAVIRELDPVKDVSVTGVPDELRGQSIKAWVELTPGHCGGADLSEAIVAHVKENFSRFAYPRFIEYVAELPKSATGKVQRAELRERPHTTPSPRLEGQPS; encoded by the coding sequence ATGACACCGAACACTGCCACCCAGGACCGCTACGCAGAACTGCTCGACGCCCACCGCTGGGAGGTGCCGGAGTTCTACAACATGGCCGTCGACGTCGCCGACCGGCACCCGCGGAGCAAGCGCGCACTCATCCTGGAGTCCGCCGTCGAAGGTCAACGCGAGGTGAGCTGGGGAGAAATCCAGGACCGTTCCCGGCAGATCGCCGCTACCTTGCAAGCCGCCGGCATCAAGAAAGGCGACCGCGTCGCCGTGCTCCTGCCGCAGCGCGCCGACACCCCCGCCGCCTACCTCGGCGTGCTGCGGACCGGCGCCATTCTGGTCACCATGTCCCTGCTTTGGGCGGCAGAACCCATCCGCTTCCGGCTCGAAGACAGCGGCGCCTCGGTGATCCTCGCCGAAGACTCCGCAAAATCACTGTTCGGCGGTTACGACGGGACGTTCATCGATATCGACAGCCCCGCAATCGCCGAGGCGCCCACGGAGTTCCAGGACGTCGAAACGAAAGCCGACGACCCCGCCCTCATCTTCTACACGTCGGGCACCACAGGCCGGGCCAAGGGAATCGTCCACGCCCACAGGACGCTCCTGGGCCACAACGAGTTCGAGTTCTGCCACCAGATCGGGGACGGCGACGTCTTCTACGGCGCGGGGGACTGGGCGTGGTCGCTCGCCAAGCTGATGGGCCCGCTGCGGCTCGGCGCCACGCACCTGGTCTTCCGCCCCGCCGGCGGCTTCGACCCCGCGGCCCTGCTGGACAGCATGAGCCGCAACGGCGTCACCAGCGCGCTCGTCAACCCGACGTTCCTGCGCAAGATGCGCGAAGACGTGCCCGACGCCGGCACTCGCTTCCCGCTGTCCCTGCGGACGGTTTGTTCGTCAAATGAGCCCCTGACGCAGGACCTGATCGAATGGTTCGAGTCGCAGTACGGCGTGACGCTGCTCGACTACTACGGTTCCACAGAGTCGTACCCGCTGCTGGGGAATTACCCGGACGTTCCGGTGAAGCCCGGCTCGATGGGCCGTCCGCTGCCCGGCTGGGAGGTCCGCCTCCTGGACGCGAATGAGCAGGAAGTTCCCGTCGGCGAGACCGGCGAGATCTGCCTTCGCGCGCGCTCCAACCCGCAATTTCCCTTGGGATACTGGAACATGCCGGAGGCGTCCGCCGCCGCGTTCGGGGGCGGCTGGTACCACACCAAGGATCAGGCCTACGCGGACGATGACGGCTACTTCTGGTTCCTGGGGAGGACCGACGACGTCATCAAAACGTCCGGCTACAGAGTGGGACCCTACGAGCTGGAGGCAGTCATTCGTGAGCTCGACCCAGTGAAGGACGTGTCGGTCACCGGCGTGCCCGACGAGCTCCGAGGCCAGTCCATTAAGGCATGGGTGGAACTGACGCCCGGCCACTGTGGGGGAGCGGACCTGAGTGAAGCCATCGTGGCCCACGTGAAGGAGAACTTCTCCCGCTTCGCCTACCCGCGATTCATTGAATACGTCGCCGAGCTGCCGAAGTCGGCTACCGGAAAAGTCCAGCGCGCAGAGCTGCGTGAACGCCCTCACACAACCCCTTCTCCCCGTCTCGAAGGACAGCCATCATGA
- a CDS encoding enoyl-CoA hydratase/isomerase family protein — protein MSQDVLFEQTGSTAIITLNRPDKLNAWTEAMRSELIGHLEGLKGNEDVRTVILTGSGRAFCAGQDLAETASMNPEDHASAEAWIDGFDRLYRAVRNLDQITIAAVNGVAAGSGFQYALLADLRVGDSKVRMGQPEVLSGIPSITGIWAMWSILGKSKTSQFVLTGELVDAAEAQRLGLLNYLADDGGVLAYAQDLAARLSLLPPGAVRLTKNRLRSLEDDDLSDAMVEAKRVHREAYGTGEPQREMARFLAGRGR, from the coding sequence ATGTCCCAGGACGTCCTCTTCGAACAAACCGGTTCAACTGCCATCATCACGCTCAACCGGCCGGACAAGCTCAATGCCTGGACCGAGGCCATGCGCAGCGAACTCATCGGCCATCTGGAAGGCCTGAAGGGCAACGAGGACGTCCGCACCGTCATCCTCACCGGCAGCGGCCGGGCCTTCTGCGCCGGGCAGGACCTCGCCGAGACGGCATCCATGAACCCCGAGGACCACGCGTCCGCCGAGGCATGGATCGACGGCTTCGACCGCCTCTACCGCGCCGTCCGCAACCTCGACCAGATCACCATCGCCGCCGTCAACGGCGTCGCCGCGGGCTCCGGCTTCCAATACGCGCTCCTCGCCGACCTCCGCGTCGGCGACTCCAAAGTCCGCATGGGCCAGCCCGAAGTCCTCTCCGGTATTCCCAGCATCACCGGAATCTGGGCCATGTGGAGCATTCTCGGCAAGTCCAAAACCTCCCAGTTCGTCCTCACCGGCGAACTGGTCGATGCGGCGGAAGCCCAGCGCCTCGGCCTGCTCAACTACCTCGCGGACGACGGCGGCGTGCTGGCTTACGCACAGGACCTCGCCGCACGCTTGAGCCTCCTTCCCCCGGGCGCCGTCCGCCTGACCAAGAACCGCCTGCGCAGCCTCGAGGACGACGACCTGAGCGACGCCATGGTCGAAGCGAAGCGCGTCCACCGCGAGGCGTACGGCACCGGCGAACCGCAGCGGGAAATGGCCCGTTTCCTCGCCGGCCGCGGACGCTGA
- a CDS encoding LysR family transcriptional regulator, translating to MDIHHLKYFVVLSEELHFGRAAQRLHMAQPPLSQRIKDLEKELGVLLFHRRRTGVELSEAGALLLEHARNVLDNVAMAQESMRRIRPGASGILQVAVPPDTNPRALEAMVSSFAAAAPDVLLNLHELTTVEQVERLRDGELDVAVVRHPLSSVGFESGPVLSRALGVVLNASHPLAALPSVRLGDLSGNPLIIFPRHMAPPLYDSFLQTCRDAGYLPAAIVHARNQHFTHGLIMAGRGVHFNEEPWTPLPDGIVWRPLVGEPLAWRTSALWLKSRRSAETDAFVDAVWTGLAAGGHG from the coding sequence ATGGACATCCACCATTTGAAGTACTTCGTGGTGCTCAGCGAGGAGCTGCATTTCGGCCGTGCCGCACAGCGCCTGCACATGGCCCAGCCGCCGTTGTCGCAGCGGATCAAGGACCTGGAGAAAGAACTCGGGGTTCTGCTGTTTCACCGGCGGCGCACCGGCGTCGAGCTGTCCGAGGCCGGGGCACTGCTGCTGGAGCACGCCCGCAATGTGTTGGACAACGTGGCGATGGCGCAGGAGTCGATGCGGCGGATCCGCCCGGGCGCCTCGGGCATCCTGCAGGTGGCGGTACCTCCCGACACGAACCCTCGTGCTTTGGAGGCCATGGTCTCTTCCTTTGCCGCCGCGGCGCCGGATGTATTGCTGAACCTGCACGAGCTGACCACGGTGGAGCAGGTTGAGCGGCTGCGCGACGGCGAACTGGACGTCGCGGTGGTCCGTCACCCTTTGAGCAGCGTGGGTTTTGAGTCGGGGCCCGTTTTGTCACGCGCGCTGGGCGTGGTGCTGAATGCTTCGCACCCCCTGGCTGCTTTGCCATCCGTGCGGTTGGGCGACCTGTCCGGGAACCCGCTGATCATCTTTCCACGGCACATGGCGCCGCCCCTGTACGACTCGTTCCTGCAGACGTGCCGCGACGCCGGGTATCTGCCGGCCGCCATTGTGCACGCGCGCAACCAGCATTTCACGCACGGGCTGATCATGGCCGGCCGGGGCGTGCATTTCAACGAAGAGCCGTGGACGCCGCTGCCTGACGGGATTGTTTGGCGGCCGCTGGTCGGGGAGCCGTTGGCCTGGCGGACGTCGGCGCTGTGGCTTAAGAGCCGCAGGTCAGCTGAGACGGACGCGTTTGTTGACGCCGTGTGGACCGGGTTGGCAGCAGGCGGGCACGGGTAA
- a CDS encoding hydroxypyruvate isomerase family protein: protein MTYTVNCSILLTELPLLERPAAAKAAGFDAVEFWWPFESSVPSDAETTAFERAITDAGVQLSGLNFNAGNMPGGDRGLVSWVGREGELKDNIDVVAGIGERLGCTAFNALYGNRQEEFSPEEQDELAARNLAAAAEGVARIGGTVLLEPVSGAPRYPLLKAQDALDVIARVKAESGAQNIKLLADFYHLAVNGDDVAAVIEKHAKDFGHIQIADNPGRGAPGTGELPLGEWIARSRELGYDGYIGLEYKEPQETAFSWAIREHAAH, encoded by the coding sequence ATGACGTACACAGTGAACTGCTCCATCCTGCTGACGGAGCTGCCCCTGCTCGAGCGCCCCGCAGCCGCGAAGGCGGCGGGTTTTGACGCCGTCGAGTTCTGGTGGCCCTTTGAGAGCTCAGTTCCTTCCGACGCCGAGACCACGGCTTTCGAGCGCGCCATCACCGACGCCGGCGTCCAGCTCTCCGGCCTGAACTTCAACGCCGGCAACATGCCGGGCGGTGACCGCGGCCTGGTGTCCTGGGTGGGCCGTGAAGGTGAGTTAAAGGACAACATCGACGTCGTCGCCGGCATCGGCGAGCGCCTCGGCTGCACGGCCTTCAACGCCCTCTACGGCAACCGCCAGGAGGAATTCAGCCCGGAGGAGCAGGACGAACTGGCTGCCAGGAACCTGGCCGCCGCTGCCGAAGGCGTGGCCCGGATCGGCGGCACCGTCCTCCTCGAACCCGTCAGCGGAGCCCCGCGGTACCCGCTCCTCAAGGCCCAGGATGCGCTCGACGTGATCGCCCGGGTCAAGGCGGAATCCGGCGCGCAGAACATCAAGCTGCTCGCCGACTTCTACCACCTGGCTGTCAACGGGGACGACGTCGCCGCCGTCATCGAAAAGCACGCCAAGGACTTCGGCCACATCCAGATTGCCGACAACCCCGGCCGCGGGGCTCCCGGAACCGGCGAGCTTCCCCTCGGCGAGTGGATCGCCCGCAGCCGCGAACTCGGCTACGACGGCTACATCGGCCTCGAATACAAGGAACCGCAGGAAACCGCCTTCAGCTGGGCGATCCGCGAACACGCCGCCCACTAG
- a CDS encoding 2-hydroxy-3-oxopropionate reductase: MSNVAVIGLGIMGLPMAINLVKAGHTVTGFNRSQDKIDKLVSEGGKGASSIADAVKDADVVITMVPDSPDVEGVVSGADGVFANAKQGTLWIDASSIRPDVAKRLSEEAVAAGIRPLDAPVSGGEQGAIDAVLSIMVGGDKADFEAAQDVLNAVGKTIVHVGPSGSGQTVKAANQLIVAVNIEVLGEAIAFLEAYGVDTDAALKVLGGGLAGSKVLDQKGQKMLDRNFDPGFRLALHHKDLGIVTSAAREANVSIPLGAVVAQLVAATVNQGDGGLDHSGLFKQVLQLSGRK, encoded by the coding sequence ATGAGCAACGTTGCAGTCATCGGACTCGGCATCATGGGCCTGCCCATGGCCATCAACCTCGTCAAGGCCGGCCACACCGTCACCGGCTTCAACCGCAGCCAGGACAAGATCGACAAGCTCGTCTCCGAAGGCGGCAAGGGCGCCTCCAGCATCGCCGACGCCGTTAAGGATGCCGACGTCGTCATCACCATGGTGCCGGACTCCCCCGACGTTGAGGGTGTCGTCAGCGGCGCCGACGGCGTCTTCGCCAACGCCAAGCAGGGCACCCTCTGGATCGACGCGTCCAGCATCCGCCCCGACGTCGCCAAGCGCCTCTCCGAGGAAGCAGTAGCAGCAGGCATCCGCCCCCTCGACGCCCCGGTTTCCGGCGGCGAACAGGGCGCCATCGACGCCGTCCTGTCCATCATGGTCGGTGGCGACAAGGCAGATTTCGAGGCAGCGCAGGACGTCCTCAACGCCGTCGGCAAGACCATCGTCCACGTCGGCCCGTCCGGCTCCGGCCAGACCGTCAAGGCTGCAAACCAGCTGATCGTCGCCGTCAACATCGAGGTCCTCGGCGAGGCCATCGCCTTCCTTGAGGCCTACGGCGTGGACACCGACGCCGCCCTCAAGGTCCTCGGCGGCGGCCTGGCCGGCTCCAAGGTCCTCGACCAGAAGGGCCAGAAGATGCTGGACCGCAACTTCGACCCCGGCTTCCGCCTGGCCCTGCACCACAAGGACCTGGGCATCGTCACCTCCGCAGCCCGCGAAGCCAACGTCTCCATCCCGCTCGGCGCCGTCGTCGCCCAGCTCGTCGCCGCCACCGTCAACCAGGGCGACGGCGGACTCGACCACTCGGGCCTCTTCAAGCAGGTCCTCCAGCTCTCTGGTCGAAAGTAA
- the gcl gene encoding glyoxylate carboligase, producing MTKMRTVDAATAILEKEGATEAFGLPGAAINPFYSAMRAHGGIRHTLARHVEGASHMADGYSRAADGNIGICIGTSGPAGTDMITGLYAAWADSIPMLCITGQAPVAKLHKEDFQAVDIESIAKPVTKMAMTILEPGQVPGAFQKAFQLMRSGRPGPVLLDLPIDVQMAEIEFDIDTYEPLPVEKPKASRKQLEKALDMLTAGERPLIVAGGGIINAGASAQLVELAELLNVPVIPTLMGWGAIPDDHELMAGMVGLQTSHRYGNENFLRSDFVIGIGNRWANRHTGGLDTYTAGRKFVHIDIEPTQIGRVFSPDFGIASDAGAALDGLLEIARERQAAGTLPDYKAWVAECAERKATLHRKTHFDNVPIKPQRVYEEMNKAFGKDTTYVSTIGLSQIAGAQMLHVFGARKWINAGQAGPLGWTAPAALGVVRGKPGETVVALSGDYDFQFMIEELAVGAQFNLPYIHVVVNNSYLGLIRQSQRGFNMDYHVSLGFDNINSPETEGYGVDHIKVVEGLGCKAIRVTSPEDMPAAFDKAKALMGEFQVPVVVEVILEKVTNISMGLEINAVNEFEELATSAADAPTAILALQD from the coding sequence ATGACCAAGATGCGCACCGTAGACGCTGCCACCGCCATCCTGGAAAAGGAGGGCGCCACCGAGGCGTTCGGCCTGCCAGGCGCGGCGATCAACCCGTTCTACTCCGCCATGCGGGCCCACGGCGGCATCCGCCACACCCTGGCCCGCCACGTTGAAGGCGCCAGCCACATGGCCGACGGCTACTCCCGCGCAGCCGACGGCAACATCGGCATCTGCATCGGCACCTCAGGCCCCGCCGGCACCGACATGATCACCGGCCTGTACGCGGCATGGGCCGACTCCATCCCCATGCTCTGCATCACCGGCCAGGCCCCGGTTGCCAAGCTGCACAAGGAAGACTTCCAGGCCGTGGACATCGAGTCCATTGCCAAGCCCGTGACCAAGATGGCCATGACCATTCTGGAGCCCGGCCAGGTGCCCGGCGCCTTCCAGAAGGCCTTCCAGCTGATGCGCTCCGGCCGCCCCGGCCCCGTGCTGCTGGACCTGCCGATTGACGTGCAGATGGCCGAGATCGAGTTCGACATCGACACTTACGAGCCCCTGCCCGTCGAGAAGCCCAAGGCCTCCCGCAAGCAGCTGGAGAAGGCCCTGGACATGCTGACGGCCGGAGAGCGCCCGCTGATCGTGGCCGGCGGCGGCATCATCAACGCCGGCGCCTCCGCGCAGCTGGTGGAACTGGCCGAGCTGCTGAACGTTCCCGTCATCCCCACCCTGATGGGCTGGGGCGCCATCCCGGACGACCACGAGCTGATGGCCGGCATGGTAGGCCTGCAGACCAGCCACCGCTACGGCAACGAGAACTTCCTGCGCAGCGACTTCGTGATCGGCATCGGCAACCGCTGGGCCAACCGCCACACCGGCGGGCTGGACACCTACACGGCGGGCCGCAAATTCGTGCACATCGACATCGAGCCCACCCAGATCGGCCGCGTGTTTTCCCCGGACTTCGGCATCGCCTCCGACGCCGGCGCCGCCCTGGACGGCCTGCTGGAGATCGCCCGCGAACGCCAGGCCGCCGGAACCCTGCCCGACTACAAGGCATGGGTTGCCGAGTGCGCCGAACGCAAGGCCACCCTGCACCGCAAGACCCACTTCGACAACGTGCCGATCAAGCCGCAGCGCGTGTACGAGGAGATGAACAAGGCCTTCGGTAAGGACACCACCTACGTGTCCACCATCGGCCTGTCGCAGATCGCCGGCGCGCAGATGCTGCACGTGTTCGGCGCCCGCAAGTGGATCAACGCCGGCCAGGCAGGCCCGCTGGGCTGGACCGCCCCGGCCGCCCTCGGCGTCGTGCGCGGCAAGCCGGGCGAGACCGTGGTGGCGCTGTCCGGCGACTACGACTTCCAGTTCATGATCGAGGAACTGGCCGTGGGCGCGCAGTTCAACCTGCCGTACATCCACGTGGTGGTGAACAATTCCTACCTGGGCCTGATCCGCCAGTCCCAGCGCGGGTTCAACATGGATTACCACGTGTCGCTGGGCTTCGACAACATCAACTCCCCCGAGACCGAAGGCTACGGCGTTGACCACATCAAGGTGGTTGAAGGCCTGGGCTGCAAGGCCATCCGCGTGACCAGCCCCGAGGACATGCCGGCCGCGTTCGACAAGGCCAAGGCACTGATGGGCGAGTTCCAGGTTCCCGTGGTGGTTGAAGTGATCCTGGAAAAGGTCACCAACATCTCCATGGGCCTCGAGATCAACGCCGTGAACGAGTTCGAGGAACTGGCAACCTCCGCCGCCGACGCCCCCACCGCCATCCTGGCCCTGCAGGACTAA